The following DNA comes from Triticum aestivum cultivar Chinese Spring chromosome 3D, IWGSC CS RefSeq v2.1, whole genome shotgun sequence.
GTTTTTGGATGGCAATTCCTATATTGAAATTGCTGAAATTCTAGAGAAGGAATGTTCTCCCTATAACCCTTCCAGTGCGACCACGCTGGTCCCGGCCGCCGTACCAGTAAACCACGCATGTCATGCTATTCAAAGTTCCATGGCTGAAACAGACTAACTTGATTTCAGATGCCTTGGAATTATGTCAATCTAACCGATAGCACAAATCTCAGACACTTATAGGCTGAGAAAACAGTGTGTATCAACTGTAAAAAAAACCTAAATAACAGCTAGTATGTCAGACAGCAAAGAGAAACAAACCAATTTGCAGCAATGAAAGCCATCGCATTCAACAGAAGCAAATCGACCAAAGAAGAAACTAAACTGCAAACCGCACATATGACAGAAACTCGGGAACATGTCGCCACACAATCTCAGGCCAACACAGTTAGAGCAGAAGCACTGAATCATCACAATCACAATCACATAGACAAAATGCAGCAAAGTCTTATCAGCCAGGCATAGCGCCACTGCAAAGTCTCGATTCCGCAGACGCATCTTGCTAGTTGCTACATTATTCATTCAAGCAGAGAGTACTGTATGATGCGAGCTCCCGACATCCAGCGGCGCATGTGTGAATTCAGTACTAGTGAATCCTAAAGAGCGAGTCAGGCCTGCGCCTTGTCGGCGGCGGCCGGCTCCGACTTGGGCTGGGCCTGCGCGGGGGTGAGCGCCTTGATGGAGACGGCGTGGATCTCGGCCATGAGCGGCGCCAGCGCGGTGTTGACCATCCGGTGGCGCTCCAGCAGCCGCTTCCCCTCGAACTTGTCCGACACCACCTCGATCTCGTAGCTCGCGCCGCACCTTTGCACCAACCAATCccatcaatcaatcaaacaagctTACAGGGC
Coding sequences within:
- the LOC123079876 gene encoding protein BOLA2 produces the protein MGVTKEDVEAAVAAALSPTHLVVTDTSGGCGASYEIEVVSDKFEGKRLLERHRMVNTALAPLMAEIHAVSIKALTPAQAQPKSEPAAADKAQA